Proteins encoded in a region of the Takifugu flavidus isolate HTHZ2018 chromosome 8, ASM371156v2, whole genome shotgun sequence genome:
- the dvl1a gene encoding segment polarity protein dishevelled homolog DVL-1 isoform X3 — MGSATLLECFARSWRACTLPHPLRFLRPFQPVRCYPEATPRRWQFPRINGHSKSERTARDSAMGYDSASVMSSELESSSFVDSEEDEDASRLSSSTEQSSSSQLMRRHKRRRRRHKLAKIDRSSSFSSITDSTMSLNIITVTLNMEKYNFLGISIVGQSNDRGDGGIYIGSIMKGGAVAADGRIEPGDMLLQVNDVNFENMSNDDAVRILREIVSKPGPISLTVAKCWDPSPRSYFTIPRAEPVRPIDPAAWISHTTALTGPYPHYAELEDLPLSANKTDMATIVKVMQLPDSGLEIRDRMWLKITIANAVIGADVVDWLFSRVEGFKDRRDARKYASSLLKHGYLRHTVNKITFSEQCYYTFGDLCQNMASLNLNEGSSGGGSEQDTLAPLPPTSNPWPLGGQPFPYPPFPSAPPSFPPGYSDPCHSFHSGSAGSQHSEGSRSSGSNPSAGKGRRSSPQEKSQRSASNESEPRIRGGRRGERSASQMSHQSHTVSSHSHARSSLSHSHSHRSHPHSQNSHPSFSYSHAPFSQPGPGSCAHSERSHASSYGPPGLPPPYCLARLAPKPSVSSTTPPGAPPGRELAAIPPELTASRQSFQHAMGNPCEFFVDIM, encoded by the exons ATGGGATCAGCCACATTGCTGGAATGTTTTGCTCGCTCTTGGCGAGCGTGCACGCTGCCACACCCTCTTCGCTTTCTCAGGCCTTTCCAGCCAGTCCGTTGCTACCCCGAGGCAACGCCACGTCGTTGGCAGT TCCCTCGCATCAACGGTCACTCCAAATCAGAGCGCACGGCGAGGGACTCGGCCATGGGCTACGACAGCGCCTCGGTAATGAGCAGCGAGCTGGAGTCCAGCTCATTCGTGGACAGCGAGGAAGATGAGGACGCGAGCAG gctcagcagctccactgAACAGAGCTCCTCTTCACAGTTGATGCGTCGACACAAGCGGCGCCGACGGAGACACAAACTGGCTAAAATCGACCGG TCTTCGTCCTTCAGCAGCATCACCGACTCCACGATGAGCCTCAACATCATCACCGTCACACTCAACATGG AGAAGTACAACTTTCTGGGAATCAGTATTGTTGGTCAGAGTAACGACCGGGGAGACGGTGGCATTTACATCGGCTCCATCATGAAGGGaggagctgttgctgctgacgGGAGGATAGAACCTGGAGACATGCTCCTCCAG GTGAACGATGTCAATTTTGAAAACATGAGCAACGACGACGCTGTGAGGATCCTCAGAGAGATTGTTTCCAAACCTGG gCCCATTAGTCTCACCGTTGCCAAGTGTTGGGACCCATCTCCACGAAGCTACTTCACCATCCCTCGTG CTGAACCAGTGAGACCCATTGACCCCGCTGCCTGGATTTCACACACCACCGCCTTGACAGGACCATATCCTCACTATG CAGAACTAGAAGACCTGCCTCTGTCTGCAAATAAAACAGACATGGCCACTATCGTCAAGGTGATGCAGTTACCTGACTCTGGCCTAGAGATCCGAGACAGGATGTGGTTGAAGATCACTATCGCCAATGCTGTCATTG GTGCTGACGTGGTGGACTGGCTTTTCTCCAGAGTGGAAGGTTTCAAGGATCGGCGGGATGCACGGAAGTACGCCAGCAGTCTGCTGAAACATGGCTACCTAAGACACACCGTCAACAAGATCACCTTCTCCGAGCAGTGCTACTACACCTTCGGAGACCTCTGCCAAA ACATGGCCTCGCTCAATTTAAACGAGGGATCCagtggaggaggctctgagCAGGATACGCTCGCACCGCTACCTCCCACCAGCAACCCCTGGCCCCTGGGCGGCCAGCCCTTCCCCtaccctcccttcccctccgcACCACCGAGCTTCCCGCCAGGGTACTCGGACCCATGCCACAGTTTCCACAGTGGGAGTGCAGGCAGCCAGCACAGCGAGG GAAGCCGAAGCAGCGGCTCCAACCCCAGCGCAGGCAAAGGTAGACGCTCCTCCCCGCAGGAGAAGAGCCAGCGGTCAGCATCCAATGAATCGGAGCCCCGCATCCGTGGAGGAAGACGCGGTGAACGCTCTGCCAGCCAGATGAGCCATCAAAGCCACACCGTCTCTAGTCACAGTCACGCCCGATCGAGCCTCAGTCACAGTCACTCTCACAGGAGTCACCCCCACTCACAGAACAGCCACCCATCATTCAGCTACAGCCACGCCCCCTTCTCTCAGCCAGGACCGGGCTCGTGCGCTCACAGCGAGCGGAGCCACGCCTCCTCCTACGGCCCCCCAGGTTTGCCTCCCCCTTATTGCCTGGCCCGACTGGCCCCCAAACCCTCAGTCAGCAGCACTACGCCCCCTGGAGCCCCTCCTGGGAGAGAGTTGGCAGCCATTCCTCCAGAGCTCACCGCTAGCCGCCAGTCCTTCCAGCACGCCATGGGCAATCCCTGCGAGTTCTTTGTGGACATCATGTGA
- the dvl1a gene encoding segment polarity protein dishevelled homolog DVL-1 isoform X2, with protein MAETKIIYHIDEEETPYLVKLSISPEKVTLADFKNVLNNRPVNSYKFFFKSMDQDFGVVKEEISDDNAKLPCFNGRVVSWLVLAESTHSDGGSQCTESHPELPPPLERTGGIGDSRPPSFHANAVSSRDGLDTETGTESLLSHRRERERERARRRARETELPRINGHSKSERTARDSAMGYDSASVMSSELESSSFVDSEEDEDASRLSSSTEQSSSSQLMRRHKRRRRRHKLAKIDRSSSFSSITDSTMSLNIITVTLNMEKYNFLGISIVGQSNDRGDGGIYIGSIMKGGAVAADGRIEPGDMLLQVNDVNFENMSNDDAVRILREIVSKPGPISLTVAKCWDPSPRSYFTIPRAEPVRPIDPAAWISHTTALTGPYPHYELEDLPLSANKTDMATIVKVMQLPDSGLEIRDRMWLKITIANAVIGADVVDWLFSRVEGFKDRRDARKYASSLLKHGYLRHTVNKITFSEQCYYTFGDLCQNMASLNLNEGSSGGGSEQDTLAPLPPTSNPWPLGGQPFPYPPFPSAPPSFPPGYSDPCHSFHSGSAGSQHSEGSRSSGSNPSAGKGRRSSPQEKSQRSASNESEPRIRGGRRGERSASQMSHQSHTVSSHSHARSSLSHSHSHRSHPHSQNSHPSFSYSHAPFSQPGPGSCAHSERSHASSYGPPGLPPPYCLARLAPKPSVSSTTPPGAPPGRELAAIPPELTASRQSFQHAMGNPCEFFVDIM; from the exons GGTCGTCAAAGAGGAGATTTCCGACGACAACGCCAAGCTGCCCTGCTTCAACGGGAGAGTAGTTTCCTGG ctggtccTGGCAGAAAGTACACACTCTGATGGAGGATCTCAGTGCACCGAGAGCCACCCAgagctgccccctcccctcGAGAGGACAGGGGGCATCGGAGACTCGCGGCCCCCCTCCTTCCA CGCCAACGCGGTGAGCAGCCGAGACGGCCTGGACACGGAGACGGGTACGGAATCTCTCCTGAGCCACCgcagagagcgggagagagagagagcgcggaGGAGAGCTCGGGAAACGGAAC TCCCTCGCATCAACGGTCACTCCAAATCAGAGCGCACGGCGAGGGACTCGGCCATGGGCTACGACAGCGCCTCGGTAATGAGCAGCGAGCTGGAGTCCAGCTCATTCGTGGACAGCGAGGAAGATGAGGACGCGAGCAG gctcagcagctccactgAACAGAGCTCCTCTTCACAGTTGATGCGTCGACACAAGCGGCGCCGACGGAGACACAAACTGGCTAAAATCGACCGG TCTTCGTCCTTCAGCAGCATCACCGACTCCACGATGAGCCTCAACATCATCACCGTCACACTCAACATGG AGAAGTACAACTTTCTGGGAATCAGTATTGTTGGTCAGAGTAACGACCGGGGAGACGGTGGCATTTACATCGGCTCCATCATGAAGGGaggagctgttgctgctgacgGGAGGATAGAACCTGGAGACATGCTCCTCCAG GTGAACGATGTCAATTTTGAAAACATGAGCAACGACGACGCTGTGAGGATCCTCAGAGAGATTGTTTCCAAACCTGG gCCCATTAGTCTCACCGTTGCCAAGTGTTGGGACCCATCTCCACGAAGCTACTTCACCATCCCTCGTG CTGAACCAGTGAGACCCATTGACCCCGCTGCCTGGATTTCACACACCACCGCCTTGACAGGACCATATCCTCACTATG AACTAGAAGACCTGCCTCTGTCTGCAAATAAAACAGACATGGCCACTATCGTCAAGGTGATGCAGTTACCTGACTCTGGCCTAGAGATCCGAGACAGGATGTGGTTGAAGATCACTATCGCCAATGCTGTCATTG GTGCTGACGTGGTGGACTGGCTTTTCTCCAGAGTGGAAGGTTTCAAGGATCGGCGGGATGCACGGAAGTACGCCAGCAGTCTGCTGAAACATGGCTACCTAAGACACACCGTCAACAAGATCACCTTCTCCGAGCAGTGCTACTACACCTTCGGAGACCTCTGCCAAA ACATGGCCTCGCTCAATTTAAACGAGGGATCCagtggaggaggctctgagCAGGATACGCTCGCACCGCTACCTCCCACCAGCAACCCCTGGCCCCTGGGCGGCCAGCCCTTCCCCtaccctcccttcccctccgcACCACCGAGCTTCCCGCCAGGGTACTCGGACCCATGCCACAGTTTCCACAGTGGGAGTGCAGGCAGCCAGCACAGCGAGG GAAGCCGAAGCAGCGGCTCCAACCCCAGCGCAGGCAAAGGTAGACGCTCCTCCCCGCAGGAGAAGAGCCAGCGGTCAGCATCCAATGAATCGGAGCCCCGCATCCGTGGAGGAAGACGCGGTGAACGCTCTGCCAGCCAGATGAGCCATCAAAGCCACACCGTCTCTAGTCACAGTCACGCCCGATCGAGCCTCAGTCACAGTCACTCTCACAGGAGTCACCCCCACTCACAGAACAGCCACCCATCATTCAGCTACAGCCACGCCCCCTTCTCTCAGCCAGGACCGGGCTCGTGCGCTCACAGCGAGCGGAGCCACGCCTCCTCCTACGGCCCCCCAGGTTTGCCTCCCCCTTATTGCCTGGCCCGACTGGCCCCCAAACCCTCAGTCAGCAGCACTACGCCCCCTGGAGCCCCTCCTGGGAGAGAGTTGGCAGCCATTCCTCCAGAGCTCACCGCTAGCCGCCAGTCCTTCCAGCACGCCATGGGCAATCCCTGCGAGTTCTTTGTGGACATCATGTGA
- the dvl1a gene encoding segment polarity protein dishevelled homolog DVL-1 isoform X1, translating to MAETKIIYHIDEEETPYLVKLSISPEKVTLADFKNVLNNRPVNSYKFFFKSMDQDFGVVKEEISDDNAKLPCFNGRVVSWLVLAESTHSDGGSQCTESHPELPPPLERTGGIGDSRPPSFHANAVSSRDGLDTETGTESLLSHRRERERERARRRARETELPRINGHSKSERTARDSAMGYDSASVMSSELESSSFVDSEEDEDASRLSSSTEQSSSSQLMRRHKRRRRRHKLAKIDRSSSFSSITDSTMSLNIITVTLNMEKYNFLGISIVGQSNDRGDGGIYIGSIMKGGAVAADGRIEPGDMLLQVNDVNFENMSNDDAVRILREIVSKPGPISLTVAKCWDPSPRSYFTIPRAEPVRPIDPAAWISHTTALTGPYPHYAELEDLPLSANKTDMATIVKVMQLPDSGLEIRDRMWLKITIANAVIGADVVDWLFSRVEGFKDRRDARKYASSLLKHGYLRHTVNKITFSEQCYYTFGDLCQNMASLNLNEGSSGGGSEQDTLAPLPPTSNPWPLGGQPFPYPPFPSAPPSFPPGYSDPCHSFHSGSAGSQHSEGSRSSGSNPSAGKGRRSSPQEKSQRSASNESEPRIRGGRRGERSASQMSHQSHTVSSHSHARSSLSHSHSHRSHPHSQNSHPSFSYSHAPFSQPGPGSCAHSERSHASSYGPPGLPPPYCLARLAPKPSVSSTTPPGAPPGRELAAIPPELTASRQSFQHAMGNPCEFFVDIM from the exons GGTCGTCAAAGAGGAGATTTCCGACGACAACGCCAAGCTGCCCTGCTTCAACGGGAGAGTAGTTTCCTGG ctggtccTGGCAGAAAGTACACACTCTGATGGAGGATCTCAGTGCACCGAGAGCCACCCAgagctgccccctcccctcGAGAGGACAGGGGGCATCGGAGACTCGCGGCCCCCCTCCTTCCA CGCCAACGCGGTGAGCAGCCGAGACGGCCTGGACACGGAGACGGGTACGGAATCTCTCCTGAGCCACCgcagagagcgggagagagagagagcgcggaGGAGAGCTCGGGAAACGGAAC TCCCTCGCATCAACGGTCACTCCAAATCAGAGCGCACGGCGAGGGACTCGGCCATGGGCTACGACAGCGCCTCGGTAATGAGCAGCGAGCTGGAGTCCAGCTCATTCGTGGACAGCGAGGAAGATGAGGACGCGAGCAG gctcagcagctccactgAACAGAGCTCCTCTTCACAGTTGATGCGTCGACACAAGCGGCGCCGACGGAGACACAAACTGGCTAAAATCGACCGG TCTTCGTCCTTCAGCAGCATCACCGACTCCACGATGAGCCTCAACATCATCACCGTCACACTCAACATGG AGAAGTACAACTTTCTGGGAATCAGTATTGTTGGTCAGAGTAACGACCGGGGAGACGGTGGCATTTACATCGGCTCCATCATGAAGGGaggagctgttgctgctgacgGGAGGATAGAACCTGGAGACATGCTCCTCCAG GTGAACGATGTCAATTTTGAAAACATGAGCAACGACGACGCTGTGAGGATCCTCAGAGAGATTGTTTCCAAACCTGG gCCCATTAGTCTCACCGTTGCCAAGTGTTGGGACCCATCTCCACGAAGCTACTTCACCATCCCTCGTG CTGAACCAGTGAGACCCATTGACCCCGCTGCCTGGATTTCACACACCACCGCCTTGACAGGACCATATCCTCACTATG CAGAACTAGAAGACCTGCCTCTGTCTGCAAATAAAACAGACATGGCCACTATCGTCAAGGTGATGCAGTTACCTGACTCTGGCCTAGAGATCCGAGACAGGATGTGGTTGAAGATCACTATCGCCAATGCTGTCATTG GTGCTGACGTGGTGGACTGGCTTTTCTCCAGAGTGGAAGGTTTCAAGGATCGGCGGGATGCACGGAAGTACGCCAGCAGTCTGCTGAAACATGGCTACCTAAGACACACCGTCAACAAGATCACCTTCTCCGAGCAGTGCTACTACACCTTCGGAGACCTCTGCCAAA ACATGGCCTCGCTCAATTTAAACGAGGGATCCagtggaggaggctctgagCAGGATACGCTCGCACCGCTACCTCCCACCAGCAACCCCTGGCCCCTGGGCGGCCAGCCCTTCCCCtaccctcccttcccctccgcACCACCGAGCTTCCCGCCAGGGTACTCGGACCCATGCCACAGTTTCCACAGTGGGAGTGCAGGCAGCCAGCACAGCGAGG GAAGCCGAAGCAGCGGCTCCAACCCCAGCGCAGGCAAAGGTAGACGCTCCTCCCCGCAGGAGAAGAGCCAGCGGTCAGCATCCAATGAATCGGAGCCCCGCATCCGTGGAGGAAGACGCGGTGAACGCTCTGCCAGCCAGATGAGCCATCAAAGCCACACCGTCTCTAGTCACAGTCACGCCCGATCGAGCCTCAGTCACAGTCACTCTCACAGGAGTCACCCCCACTCACAGAACAGCCACCCATCATTCAGCTACAGCCACGCCCCCTTCTCTCAGCCAGGACCGGGCTCGTGCGCTCACAGCGAGCGGAGCCACGCCTCCTCCTACGGCCCCCCAGGTTTGCCTCCCCCTTATTGCCTGGCCCGACTGGCCCCCAAACCCTCAGTCAGCAGCACTACGCCCCCTGGAGCCCCTCCTGGGAGAGAGTTGGCAGCCATTCCTCCAGAGCTCACCGCTAGCCGCCAGTCCTTCCAGCACGCCATGGGCAATCCCTGCGAGTTCTTTGTGGACATCATGTGA